The Lycium barbarum isolate Lr01 chromosome 10, ASM1917538v2, whole genome shotgun sequence genome includes a region encoding these proteins:
- the LOC132613146 gene encoding uncharacterized protein LOC132613146, with translation MTRSSSKELTYYDPEIERSIRLRWKEQTSTSQSVTRDEMEHQEGVENHPPGIPPPLAPEDHVRNPPVVANNFETRTGLIQKIQQSCTFTGDLSEDPHSHLIDFLELVETAKYNGVSPETDTESVYYAWEILKAMLRKCPHHDIAERMQLYIFYHGLKPSSRKVIDAAAGGSIMGKSTEEALQMMNEISENSIQWPSDRLINKKAATVIQADALNTLTQQIASLAQKFEFSQENTQKPSQAEACDICGGNRLNHECQASNQNDEQVNAVGYKPYSFGSPLAQKHPGFQWSNPNGAENSQRFQKQQVQGPPGYQNQNRGPSNFRSYQQLTPYQQRPQQAHMNLDDLLYKYIKSTDEKMESQNSALKNLEIQLSQLATLVSEKIQCPLPSNTQKNPKENLKAISLQSGKNLDEPFKDTQERNQSSQHVDKGKNVESPSEQSEEKEKKMEEENILPVKIPFPQKMKREKLDSQFSKFLDILKQIHINIPFTYALLQMPSYAKFLKEILSSKRKLDEAFVVVLTKNCSSILQNKLPQKLGDPGSFTIPCTLGGVYFEKALCDSGASINLMPFSIFRKLDLGEIKNTSVSLQFADQSTKNLRE, from the exons ATGACTCGCTCTTCTTCAAAAGAGTTGACCTATTACGATCCAGAAATTGAAAGATCTATTCGTTTGCGCTGGAAGGAACAAACATCCACTTCTCAGAGCGTAACTCGTGACGAAATGGAGCATCAAGAAGGAGTTGAAAATCACCCACCAGGAATTCCACCACCACTTGCTCCAGAAGATCA TGTGAGGAACCCTCCAGTTGTAGCGAACAACTTCGAAACCAGGACCGGATTAATTCAAAAAATTCAGCAATCATGTACATTCACCGGTGATCTTAGTGAAGATCCACATAGTCATCTGATTGATTTCTTAGAATTAGTTGAAACTGCTAAATATAATGGAGTATCCCCTGAG ACTGACACTGAGTCAGTTTATTATGCTTGGGAGATATTAAAAGCAATGCTAAGAAAATGTCCACATCATGACATTGCTGAACGTATGCAGTTGTATATTTTTTATCATGGGTTAAAACCTTCTTCTCGAAAAGTAATAGATGCAGCTGCAGGAGGTTCCATTATGGGAAAAAGCACAGAAGAAGCTTTGCAAATGATGAATGAAATTTCTGAAAATTCCATTCAATGGCCATCTGATCGTTTAATCAATAAGAAAGCTGCTACTGTAATTCAAGCCGATGCTTTAAATACACTAACTCAACAAATTGCTTCTTTGGCACAAAAGTTTGAATTTTCTCAGGAGAATACACAAAAGCCAAGCCAAGCTGAGGCCTGTGACATATGTGGAGGAAACCGTCTAAACCATGAATGTCAAGCAAGCAACCAAAATGATGAGCAGGTTAATGCCGTCGGATACAAGCCATACTCTTTTGGTAGTCCATTGGCACAAAAACATCCAGGCTTTCAATGGAGCAATCCAAATGGTGCTGAAAACTCCCAAAGATTTCAAAAGCAACAGGTACAGGGTCCACCTGGATACCAGAATCAAAATCGCGGGCCATCAAATTTCAGATCATATCAACAACTAACTCCATATCAGCAGAGGCCACAACAAGCACATATGAATCTTGATGACCTATTGTACAAGTACATCAAATCCACTGACGAAAAAATGGAGAGTCAAAATTCAGCTCTAAAAAATCTGGAAATTCAGTTAAGCCAGTTGGCAACTCTTGTGTCCGAAAAGATTCAATGTCCCTTACCAAGCAATACACAGAAAAATCCAAAAGAGAACCTTAAAGCCATCTCTTTACAGTCAGGTAAGAACCTTGATGAACCTTTCAAGGACACCCAAGAAAGGAATCAATCTTCACAACATGTAGACAAAGGTAAGAATGTTGAATCACCTTCTGAACAatcagaagaaaaagaaaagaaaatggaagagGAAAATATTCTCCCTGTGAAAATTCCTTTTCCACAAAAAATGAAGAGAGAAAAGCTTGATAGTCAATTTTCCAAGTTTTTGGATATTTTAAAACAAATTCACATAAATATTCCTTTTACTTATGCTTTATTACAAATGCCTTCATATGCCAAGTTTCTAAAAGAAATTTTGTCAAGCAAAAGAAAACTGGACGAAGCTTTTGTGGTAGTACTTACTAAAAATTGTAGTTCTATACTTCAAAACAAACTACCACAAAAGCTCGGGGATCCAGGTAGTTTTACAATTCCATGCACTTTGGGAGGAGTATATTTTGAAAAAGCACTTTGTGACTCTGGGGCTTCAATAAATCTAATGCCTTTTTCTATTTTTAGAAAATTGGATCTTGGTGAAATAAAAAACACAAGTGTTTCTCTTCAGTTTGCAGATCAAAGTACTAAAAACCTAAGGGAGTAA
- the LOC132614848 gene encoding homeobox-leucine zipper protein ATHB-54-like: MEVARVYESSNMTTNNGFLLPNESLSPPSKVLDSLWVSNNSPIFHGSASMVNFDETRGERGKKRSFFPQLDNKENITNEDDYEVCFHQTEKKIRRLSPKQVQFLEKSFEVENKLEPERKVQLANEIGLQPRQVAIWFQNRRARYKTKQLEKDYDVLKASFDKLKDDYDCLFKENETLRNEVHLRKEKLLNKVNDEENSEQNNPISPLDVEADNPIGFTKILAMVVCKQEDASSAKSDILDSDSPRGNYTSFFEPTTDSSNVFETEALSDFSQEDDNLISKSLLPTLRFPKLEEDHLPLNSSNLGFDQSWFWHY, encoded by the exons ATGGAGGTTGCAAGAGTTTATGAAAGTTCTAATATGACTACAAACAATGGATTTCTACTTCCAAATGAAAGTCTTTCCCCTCCTTCTAAGGTTCTTGATTCTCTTTGGGTGTCCAACAATTCCCCCATTTTCCATG GCTCTGCATCCATGGTTAATTTCGACGAAACCCGAGGAGAAAGGGGTAAAAAGAGGTCATTTTTTCCTCAACTTGACAATAAAGAAAATATCACCAACGAGGATGATTATGAGGTGTGTTTTCACCAAACTGAAAAGAAGATCAGGCGACTTTCGCCGAAACAAGTTCAGTTTCTTGAGAAAAGTTTTGAGGTAGAAAACAAGCTTGAACCAGAGAGGAAAGTACAATTGGCTAATGAAATTGGATTGCAGCCAAGGCAAGTTGCTATTTGGTTTCAAAATCGACGTGCCCGGTACAAGACTAAACAACTTGAGAAGGATTATGATGTGCTCAAAGCTAGCTTTGATAAACTCAAGGATGATTATGATTGTCTCTTTAAAGAGAATGAGACTTTGAGAAATGAG GTCCATTTACGTAAAGAGAAGTTGCTCAACAAAGTAAATGATGAGGAAAATTCAGAACAAAACAATCCCATTAGTCCACTTGATGTAGAAGCTGACAATCCTATTGGGTTTACTAAAATTTTAGCTATGGTGGTGTGCAAGCAAGAAGATGCAAGTTCAGCAAAAAGTGATATTCTTGATTCAGACAGCCCACGTGGGAATTACACCTCTTTTTTTGAGCCTACTACTGATTCTTCAAATGTATTTGAGACAGAAGCATTGTCTGATTTTTCTCAAGAAGATGACAACCTAATTAGCAAGAGCCTTCTTCCCACACTACGCTTCCCAAAACTTGAAGAAGATCACTTACCACTAAATTCTTCCAATTTGGGTTTCGATCAATCTTGGTTCTGGCATTATTGA